A genome region from Euphorbia lathyris chromosome 4, ddEupLath1.1, whole genome shotgun sequence includes the following:
- the LOC136226019 gene encoding F-box/LRR-repeat protein At3g26922-like isoform X3 has product MEASGGSSSGNQTDRANKTLELERKDDRISDLPDALIQLILSFLPSTKQAIQTGILSKRWKNQWTYLRVLIFDCSDVDHGDNYDPIEISCPKLEELCLRVSGYADVTFANLPYETIKSVLSGSSLLCSLELRNFLYDELVIASYSLKKLVLGENDGSSGCSIVISCPNLEELNMYGLDIDYLKLMELPFLVCATLDFKYYPEVYDENTAKQILEQLQQLEHVKELNIGSRFFKTLIDLEVESLSSPLLNCKCLAVDGTNFDEHLRGIVCVIRSVPMLEKLVIKLRLSQCQMTADVPDLNKHWNSDVTGFNCFVPQLKTVEIIGLSDGDSQCRLFLHFVEFLLKNAIALEKMVLVLKDGSTDLVDKVSQKLLSIPKCSRHAIVELLCSN; this is encoded by the exons ATGGAGGCAAGCGGTGGTTCTTCATCGGGAAATCAAACCGACAGAGCAAACAAGACGCTGGAATTGGAGCGGAAAGACGACCGGATCAGTGATTTGCCAGATGCGCTTATTCAACTCATCCTTTCCTTTTTGCCCTCAACCAAACAAGCTATTCAGACTGGAATTCTATCAAAACGGTGGAAGAATCAATGGACTTATCTTCGGGTACTCATTTTCGATTGCTCTG ATGTTGACCATGGGGATAATTATGATCCTattgaaatttcatgtccaaaGCTTGAAGAATTATGTCTCCGAGTATCGGGATACGCGGATGTCACCTTTGCTAATTTGCCTTATGAAACGATTAAAAGTGTTTTATCGGGCAGTTCGTTGCTTTGTTCATTGGAATTAAGGAACTTTTTGTATGATGAGCTTGTTATAGCTTCATATTCTTTGAAGAAATTAGTTTTAGGAGAAAATGATGGAAGTTCAGGTTGTTCAATTGTAATTTCATGTCCAAACCTTGAAGAATTGAACATGTATGGTTTGGATATTGATTATCTTAAATTGATGGAACTTCCGTTTTTGGTTTGCGCTACTCTTGATTTTAAGTATTATCCGGAGGTCTACGATGAAAATACCGCCAAGCAGATCCTTGAGCAGCTTCAACAGCTTGAACATGTCAAGGAACTAAATATTGGAAGTAGGTTTTTCAAG aCTTTAATAGACTTGGAAGTAGAAAGTCTATCTTCTCCGTTGTTAAACTGCAAATGTTTGGCTGTGGATGGTACTAATTTTGATGAGCACCTCCGGGGTATTGTATGTGTAATTCGCAGTGTACCTATGCTTGAGAAATTAGTTATAAAGTTGCGGCTCTCTCAG TGTCAAATGACCGCAGATGTTCCGGACTTGAACAAGCATTGGAATTCAGATGTGACTGGTTTCAATTGTTTCGTGCCACAGCTAAAGACTGTTGAGATTATAGGCCTCTCGGACGGAGATAGTCAATGTAGGCTTTTTCTCCACTTTGTTGAGTTCCTACTTAAGAATGCAATAGCATTGGAGAAAATGGTCTTGGTATTAAAAGATGGCAGCACAGATCTTGTGGATAAAGTTTCTCAAAAGTTGTTAAGCATCCCAAAATGTTCTCGACACGCTATTGTCGAGTTATTGTGTTCTAACTAG
- the LOC136226019 gene encoding F-box/LRR-repeat protein At5g02910-like isoform X1, whose amino-acid sequence MTENREEESIGASSERGIEDRISDLTDSLIHHILSFLPSTKQAIRTGILSKRWRNQWSQVPILIFDSTGKNDTNFSQFIDRTLTLYDCSKIKKFHIQYDGYLESDAQLTSKIDFAIRKDVEKLILHLYTRDEDGELPYVLPKFVYNNASYVKLEFFKCDFIAEILHWRINWPHLKELKLECSYIINSAIKNVVSGSPLLELLELTRCVGFTDVVIASKSLKKLIFVDVECVFDTEHLEISCPNLEELCIKISENSEIGWSNLSDRTIENVLSSSPLLNTLELPDFGLQEGRRSDRLVIASKSLKKFVLGAIYKTFDFEISCPNLEELNLYRFVPCVFSSFEDLDSVSRWERCLAMKILGQLHHVKLLQIGSWLIESPEFRDLNDCIIKKNWDSNGTIFNCSVSNLKTGKIIGLSERDDRHKLLFKFVEFLLKNARMLDKIVVILVDCGTGFPFEVSNKLLSFRRCFPHTTIELLYSD is encoded by the exons ATGACAGAGAACCGTGAGGAGGAAAGCATTGGAGCTTCATCGGAGAGAGGGATAGAAGATAGAATCAGTGATTTGACAGATTCCCTAATTCACCATATTCTCTCATTTTTGCCCTCTACCAAGCAAGCTATTCGCACAGGAATTCTGTCAAAACGGTGGCGGAATCAATGGAGTCAAGTTCCTATTCTCATTTTCGACTCTACCGGTAAGAATGATACAAATTTCTCTCAATTCATCGATAGAACCCTAACTCTGTATGATTGCTCGAAGATAAAGAAATTCCATATCCAATATGATGGTTACTTAGAGAGTGATGCTCAATTAACTTCAAAAATAGATTTTGCAATAAGGAAAGATGTAGAGAAACTAATATTGCATCTGTATACACGAGACGAAGATGGGGAGCTTCCCTATGTGTTGCCGAAATTCGTTTACAATAATGCTTCATATGTTAAATTAGAGTTTTTCAAGTGTGATTTTATAGCTGAGATCCTACATTGGAGGATAAATTGGCCACATCTCAAAGAATTGAAGTTGGAATGTTCTTATATTATCAATTCAGCTATAAAAAACGTAGTATCTGGCAGTCCGCTACTTGAATTGTTGGAATTAACTAGATGTGTTGGTTTTACTGATGTCGTTATTGCTTCCAAATCTTTGAAAAAATTGATCTTTGTAGACGTTGAATGTGTCTTTGACACAGAGCACCttgaaatttcatgtccaaaTCTTGAGGAATTATGTATCAAGATATCAGAGAATTCAGAAATTGGATGGTCTAACTTGTCTGATCGAACTATTGAAAATGTTTTATCCAGCAGTCCCTTACTTAATACGTTGGAATTACCTGACTTTGGATTACAGGAAGGTCGTCGTTCTGATCGGCTCGTTATTGCTTCAAAATCTTTGAAGAAATTCGTTTTGGGAGCAATCTATAAaacttttgattttgaaatttcatgtccaaaTCTTGAGGAGTTGAATTTGTATCGATTTGTGCCGTGTGTATTTTCTTCTTTTGAAGATTTAGATTCTGTGTCTCGATGGGAACGGTGTTTGGCAATGAAGATTCTTGGGCAGCTTCATCATGTGAAGCTGCTTCAAATTGGGAGCTGGCTTATCGAG TCTCCAGAGTTTCGGGACTTGAATGATTGCATAATAAAGAAGAATTGGGATTCAAATGGAACCATTTTCAATTGTTCAGTGTCAAATTTGAAGACAGGTAAGATTATTGGGCTCTCAGAGAGAGATGATAGACATAAACTTTTGTTCAAATTTGTTGAGTTTCTACTGAAGAATGCAAGAATGCTGGACAAGATAGTCGTCATTTTAGTAGATTGTGGAACAGGTTTTCCGTTTGAAGTTTCTAATAAATTGTTAAGCTTCCGAAGATGTTTTCCGCATACAACTATTGAGTTGTTATATTCTGACTAA
- the LOC136226019 gene encoding F-box/LRR-repeat protein 25-like isoform X2 translates to MTENREEESIGASSERGIEDRISDLTDSLIHHILSFLPSTKQAIRTGILSKRWRNQWSQVPILIFDSTGKNDTNFSQFIDRTLTLYDCSKIKKFHIQYDGYLESDAQLTSKIDFAIRKDVEKLILHLYTRDEDGELPYVLPKFVYNNASYVKLEFFKCDFIAEILHWRINWPHLKELKLECSYIINSAIKNVVSGSPLLELLELTRCVGFTDVVIASKSLKKLIFVDVECVFDTEHLEISCPNLEELCIKISENSEIGWSNLSDRTIENVLSSSPLLNTLELPDFGLQEGRRSDRLVIASKSLKKFVLGAIYKTFDFEISCPNLEELNLYRFVPCVFSSFEDLDSVSRWERCLAMKILGQLHHVKLLQIGSWLIEILSALEVEGLSSPLLNCKCLTLDGTNFDEDLPGIMCAIRSSHVLEKLVIKLHLVNV, encoded by the exons ATGACAGAGAACCGTGAGGAGGAAAGCATTGGAGCTTCATCGGAGAGAGGGATAGAAGATAGAATCAGTGATTTGACAGATTCCCTAATTCACCATATTCTCTCATTTTTGCCCTCTACCAAGCAAGCTATTCGCACAGGAATTCTGTCAAAACGGTGGCGGAATCAATGGAGTCAAGTTCCTATTCTCATTTTCGACTCTACCGGTAAGAATGATACAAATTTCTCTCAATTCATCGATAGAACCCTAACTCTGTATGATTGCTCGAAGATAAAGAAATTCCATATCCAATATGATGGTTACTTAGAGAGTGATGCTCAATTAACTTCAAAAATAGATTTTGCAATAAGGAAAGATGTAGAGAAACTAATATTGCATCTGTATACACGAGACGAAGATGGGGAGCTTCCCTATGTGTTGCCGAAATTCGTTTACAATAATGCTTCATATGTTAAATTAGAGTTTTTCAAGTGTGATTTTATAGCTGAGATCCTACATTGGAGGATAAATTGGCCACATCTCAAAGAATTGAAGTTGGAATGTTCTTATATTATCAATTCAGCTATAAAAAACGTAGTATCTGGCAGTCCGCTACTTGAATTGTTGGAATTAACTAGATGTGTTGGTTTTACTGATGTCGTTATTGCTTCCAAATCTTTGAAAAAATTGATCTTTGTAGACGTTGAATGTGTCTTTGACACAGAGCACCttgaaatttcatgtccaaaTCTTGAGGAATTATGTATCAAGATATCAGAGAATTCAGAAATTGGATGGTCTAACTTGTCTGATCGAACTATTGAAAATGTTTTATCCAGCAGTCCCTTACTTAATACGTTGGAATTACCTGACTTTGGATTACAGGAAGGTCGTCGTTCTGATCGGCTCGTTATTGCTTCAAAATCTTTGAAGAAATTCGTTTTGGGAGCAATCTATAAaacttttgattttgaaatttcatgtccaaaTCTTGAGGAGTTGAATTTGTATCGATTTGTGCCGTGTGTATTTTCTTCTTTTGAAGATTTAGATTCTGTGTCTCGATGGGAACGGTGTTTGGCAATGAAGATTCTTGGGCAGCTTCATCATGTGAAGCTGCTTCAAATTGGGAGCTGGCTTATCGAG ATTCTATCAGCTTTGGAGGTGGAAGGTCTATCTTCTCCATTATTAAATTGCAAATGTTTGACTCTGGATGGTACTAATTTTGATGAGGACCTCCCTGGAATTATGTGTGCAATTCGCAGTTCACATGTGCTTGAGAAATTAGTTATAAAGTTGCACCTCGTTAACGTATAA
- the LOC136227675 gene encoding uncharacterized protein: MKLSSLVCATLDFDYPPEDFDDPTKQVLEQILQLKHIKELNIRNRYIKTLSDLGVEVLSSPPLNCECLTLDATHFDEHLLGIVCAIHSSPMLEKLVINLRLFQCEMSADVPDLNDWREKNYWNSDGTVFNCCMSQLKIIKIVIFSDGFSQCKHLLEFVEFLLNNATELELMGLALRDGGIKDGGTDLADQISQKLLSIPNSWKVYNW; this comes from the exons ATGAAACTATCGTCTTTAGTTTGCGCTACTCTTGATTTTGATTATCCTCCGGAGGACTTCGATGATCCGACCAAGCAGGTCCTTGAGCAGATTTTGCAGCTTAAACATATCAAGGAGCTAAATATTAGAAATAGGTATATCAAG ACACTATCAGATTTGGGAGTAGAAGTTCTATCTTCTCCACCATTAAACTGCGAATGTTTGACTCTGGATGCTACTCATTTTGATGAGCACCTCCTTGGAATTGTATGTGCAATTCACAGTTCACCTATGCTTGAGAAATTAGTTATAAATTTGCGGCTCTTTCAG TGTGAAATGAGTGCAGATGTTCCGGACTTGAACGATTGGAGAGAGAAGAACTATTGGAATTCAGATGGGACTGTTTTCAATTGTTGTATGTCACAACTAAAGATTATTAAGATTGTAATCTTCTCAGACGGATTTAGTCAATGTAAGCATCTTCTCGAGTTTGTTGAGTTTCTGCTTAACAATGCAACAGAATTGGAATTGATGGGCTTGGCATTAAGAGATGGCGGAATAAAAGATGGCGGAACAGATCTTGCGGATCAAATTTCTCAAAAATTGTTAAGCATTCCAAACTCATGGAAGGTATATAATTGGTAG
- the LOC136225460 gene encoding putative F-box/LRR-repeat protein At3g18150 isoform X1, translating to MEENNSEDESVRASSVDDTEEESGGSSSEDDTERAGNKRLKLQGKEDRISALPDSLIHRILSFLPSTKQAIRTGILSKRWQNQWSRVPILIFDSTGKKDKNFSHFIDRTLTLHDCSKIKKFHVQYDGYLESDAQLSSKIIFAIRKDVEELILHLYPQDEDGEITYVLPKFVYNNVSFVKLELFKCDFIYDWRRNESNLKINWPRLKELKLECSRILDLAIEKVVSGSPVLELLELTRCIGFHKVVIASESLKKLIFVDAECLNDREHLGISCPNLEELCIKISENPDTAWSDLPDQTIENVLSSSPLLHKLELPDYGLPRGRSSDRLVIASKSLKKLVLGATYNTFDFEISCPKLEELDLYRFLPFVFTDFEDLDSKSRWERCLAVKILGQLQHVKLLEIGSWYIKILSALEMEDLSSPLLNCKCLAVDGTKFDEDLPGIICAIRSSPVLEKLVIKLQPVKKIVLMFQPAKSPNTGTLRDLNDRRIKKNNYWDSNETVFNCSVSNLKTVKIIGLSEKDDKHKLLFKFVEFLLKNGRMLNKVVVILAYCGTGIPFEVSKKLLSFQRRFPHINIELLSSN from the exons ATGGAGGAGAACAACAGTGAGGACGAAAGCGTCCGAGCTTCATCTGTTGATGACACCGAGGAGGAGAGCGGTGGATCTTCATCGGAAGATGACACTGAGAGAGCAGGAAATAAAAGGCTGAAGTTGCAAGGGAAAGAAGATAGAATCAGTGCTTTGCCAGATTCCCTAATTCACCGTATCCTCTCCTTTTTGCCCTCAACCAAACAAGCTATTCGCACTGGAATTCTTTCAAAACGGTGGCAGAATCAATGGAGCCGAGTTCCGATCCTCATTTTTGATTCCACTGGTAAGAAAGATAAAAATTTCTCTCATTTCATCGACAGGACCCTAACTCTGCATGATTGTTCGAAGATAAAGAAATTTCATGTGCAATATGATGGTTACTTAGAGAGTGACGCTCAATTAAgttcaaaaatcatttttgcaATAAGAAAAGATGTGGAGGAACTAATCTTGCATCTCTATCCTCAAGATGAGGACGGTGAGATTACCTATGTGTTGCCGAAATTCGTTTACAACAATGTTTCGTTTGTTAAATTAGAGTTGTTCAAGTGTGATTTTATATATGATTGGAGGCGAAATGAGTCAAATTTGAAGATAAATTGGCCACGTCTCAAGGAATTAAAGTTGGAATGTTCTCGTATTCTAGATTTGGCTATAGAAAAAGTTGTATCCGGCAGTCCCGTACTTGAATTGTTGGAATTAACTAGATGTATTGGGTTTCACAAGGTAGTTATTGCTTCCGAATCTTTGAAAAAATTGATCTTTGTAGACGCCGAATGTCTCAATGACCGAGAGCACCTTGGAATTTCATGTCCAAATCTTGAGGAATTATGTATCAAGATATCAGAGAATCCGGATACTGCATGGTCTGACTTGCCTGATCAAACGATTGAAAATGTTTTATCTAGCAGTCCCTTACTTCATAAGTTGGAATTACCAGACTATGGACTACCGAGAGGTCGTTCTTCTGATAGGCTCGTTATTGCTTCAAAATCTTTGAAAAAATTAGTTTTGGGAGCAACCtataatacttttgattttgaaatttcatgtccaaaACTTGAGGAATTGGATTTGTATCGATTTTTGCCGTTTGTATTTACTGATTTTGAAGATTTAGATTCTAAGTCTCGATGGGAGCGGTGTTTGGCAGTGAAGATTCTTGGGCAGCTTCAACATGTGAAGCTGCTTGAAATTGGAAGTTGGTATATCAAG ATTCTATCAGCTTTGGAGATGGAAGATCTATCTTCTCCTTTATTAAATTGCAAATGTTTGGCTGTGGATGGTACTAAGTTTGATGAGGACCTGCCTGGAATTATATGTGCAATTCGGAGTTCACCTGTGCTTGAGAAATTAGTTATAAAGTTGCAGCCGGTTAAGAAAATAGTTCTAATGTTTCAGCCCGCTAAG TCTCCAAACACTGGAACGCTTCGGGACTTGAATGATCGCAGAATCAAGAAGAATAACTACTGGGATTCAAATGAAACCGTTTTCAATTGTTCAGTGTCAAATTTGAAGACTGTGAAGATTATTGGGCTCTCAGAGAAAGATGATAAACATAAACTTTTGTTCAAATTTGTTGAGTTCCTACTGAAGAATGGAAGAATGCTGAACAAGGTAGTCGTTATTTTAGCATATTGTGGAACAGGAATTCCGTTTGAAGTTTCTAAAAAATTGTTAAGCTTCCAAAGACGTTTTCCGCATATAAATATTGAGTTGCTAAGTTCTAACTAG
- the LOC136225460 gene encoding uncharacterized protein isoform X3, whose translation MEENNSEDESVRASSVDDTEEESGGSSSEDDTERAGNKRLKLQGKEDRISALPDSLIHRILSFLPSTKQAIRTGILSKRWQNQWSRVPILIFDSTDSKSRWERCLAVKILGQLQHVKLLEIGSWYIKILSALEMEDLSSPLLNCKCLAVDGTKFDEDLPGIICAIRSSPVLEKLVIKLQPVKKIVLMFQPAKSPNTGTLRDLNDRRIKKNNYWDSNETVFNCSVSNLKTVKIIGLSEKDDKHKLLFKFVEFLLKNGRMLNKVVVILAYCGTGIPFEVSKKLLSFQRRFPHINIELLSSN comes from the exons ATGGAGGAGAACAACAGTGAGGACGAAAGCGTCCGAGCTTCATCTGTTGATGACACCGAGGAGGAGAGCGGTGGATCTTCATCGGAAGATGACACTGAGAGAGCAGGAAATAAAAGGCTGAAGTTGCAAGGGAAAGAAGATAGAATCAGTGCTTTGCCAGATTCCCTAATTCACCGTATCCTCTCCTTTTTGCCCTCAACCAAACAAGCTATTCGCACTGGAATTCTTTCAAAACGGTGGCAGAATCAATGGAGCCGAGTTCCGATCCTCATTTTTGATTCCACTG ATTCTAAGTCTCGATGGGAGCGGTGTTTGGCAGTGAAGATTCTTGGGCAGCTTCAACATGTGAAGCTGCTTGAAATTGGAAGTTGGTATATCAAG ATTCTATCAGCTTTGGAGATGGAAGATCTATCTTCTCCTTTATTAAATTGCAAATGTTTGGCTGTGGATGGTACTAAGTTTGATGAGGACCTGCCTGGAATTATATGTGCAATTCGGAGTTCACCTGTGCTTGAGAAATTAGTTATAAAGTTGCAGCCGGTTAAGAAAATAGTTCTAATGTTTCAGCCCGCTAAG TCTCCAAACACTGGAACGCTTCGGGACTTGAATGATCGCAGAATCAAGAAGAATAACTACTGGGATTCAAATGAAACCGTTTTCAATTGTTCAGTGTCAAATTTGAAGACTGTGAAGATTATTGGGCTCTCAGAGAAAGATGATAAACATAAACTTTTGTTCAAATTTGTTGAGTTCCTACTGAAGAATGGAAGAATGCTGAACAAGGTAGTCGTTATTTTAGCATATTGTGGAACAGGAATTCCGTTTGAAGTTTCTAAAAAATTGTTAAGCTTCCAAAGACGTTTTCCGCATATAAATATTGAGTTGCTAAGTTCTAACTAG
- the LOC136225460 gene encoding uncharacterized protein isoform X2, with protein sequence MEENNSEDESVRASSVDDTEEESGGSSSEDDTERAGNKRLKLQGKEDRISALPDSLIHRILSFLPSTKQAIRTGILSKRWQNQWSRVPILIFDSTDLDSKSRWERCLAVKILGQLQHVKLLEIGSWYIKILSALEMEDLSSPLLNCKCLAVDGTKFDEDLPGIICAIRSSPVLEKLVIKLQPVKKIVLMFQPAKSPNTGTLRDLNDRRIKKNNYWDSNETVFNCSVSNLKTVKIIGLSEKDDKHKLLFKFVEFLLKNGRMLNKVVVILAYCGTGIPFEVSKKLLSFQRRFPHINIELLSSN encoded by the exons ATGGAGGAGAACAACAGTGAGGACGAAAGCGTCCGAGCTTCATCTGTTGATGACACCGAGGAGGAGAGCGGTGGATCTTCATCGGAAGATGACACTGAGAGAGCAGGAAATAAAAGGCTGAAGTTGCAAGGGAAAGAAGATAGAATCAGTGCTTTGCCAGATTCCCTAATTCACCGTATCCTCTCCTTTTTGCCCTCAACCAAACAAGCTATTCGCACTGGAATTCTTTCAAAACGGTGGCAGAATCAATGGAGCCGAGTTCCGATCCTCATTTTTGATTCCACTG ATTTAGATTCTAAGTCTCGATGGGAGCGGTGTTTGGCAGTGAAGATTCTTGGGCAGCTTCAACATGTGAAGCTGCTTGAAATTGGAAGTTGGTATATCAAG ATTCTATCAGCTTTGGAGATGGAAGATCTATCTTCTCCTTTATTAAATTGCAAATGTTTGGCTGTGGATGGTACTAAGTTTGATGAGGACCTGCCTGGAATTATATGTGCAATTCGGAGTTCACCTGTGCTTGAGAAATTAGTTATAAAGTTGCAGCCGGTTAAGAAAATAGTTCTAATGTTTCAGCCCGCTAAG TCTCCAAACACTGGAACGCTTCGGGACTTGAATGATCGCAGAATCAAGAAGAATAACTACTGGGATTCAAATGAAACCGTTTTCAATTGTTCAGTGTCAAATTTGAAGACTGTGAAGATTATTGGGCTCTCAGAGAAAGATGATAAACATAAACTTTTGTTCAAATTTGTTGAGTTCCTACTGAAGAATGGAAGAATGCTGAACAAGGTAGTCGTTATTTTAGCATATTGTGGAACAGGAATTCCGTTTGAAGTTTCTAAAAAATTGTTAAGCTTCCAAAGACGTTTTCCGCATATAAATATTGAGTTGCTAAGTTCTAACTAG